A segment of the Candidatus Pelagisphaera phototrophica genome:
CCTTCCGCCTTCGCTTCTGTGCATTCCAGTGTGATAACTTCGCGTGCCATAATTCGTTCAATTTAAGGATCAGAGGAAGATCTCTACCTAAAAACAAAATGCAACTGAATTTTTTTCGTGCAATCACTAAATTTCAAGGGGCTCCTACGATACTAGCCGTCAAACGACTTTTCCATGAGCGGAAGAGCGATCCCGTTTCTGAAAATCGTTACCTGTCCGTTACTGGCCGATACCACGATAGCGAGGCATTCCGTTGCAACGGAGACCGCGGCAGCTGCCGCATGTCGGGAGCCGAATCCACTTGGGAGCATATGAAGATATTCCGGTGCGTGAATAAGCGTTCCAGCAGAAATAAGTACTCCATCGCCCCGAATCACGAAAGCGCCATCTAGACCGGAATACTCTTTGACGGTCTCGTCCATGAAAGGGCTGAGAACATTGCACTCTTCCTCTTTGTAGCCGTAAAAGGGATTCAGAACGAGCGGCTTCGTCAATTCCTCCACCGCTTTGGTGGCCCCGACTACAAACAGCGTGCCCACCGTATGGCCTTCCCTACCCTCAACCGACAACTCCATCGCAATGCCGATCACGCGTTCGAGGACTTCCGGCAATATATCGGGGGGGAGGAAGCTTTCTTGATCTGCGAGCAATGCTCGAAATTCACTACGTAGATCGATTACCACAATCGTATCGAACTGATCGCTTCCGGGGATTCCTCCCACGCAGCATATCTTGTCATTCACCCCAATAATTCCTCGAGTGATTCCAACGAGAAATGCGGAACGAGTCTGAGCAAGCCGGCCTTTTGAGAAAGCTCGAACTTGTATGATGTTATCGAACGAGGATGCCTCCACTTTCCCCTCCTTGGCCCGCTTCGTCACGAGAATGGACTTAAAGTCGGCGAAACCTTCGTGAGGATTCAATCTATCCGAACTCATCACATCTCCAAAAACTGCGATGAAATCACAATTGGCCCCCTTAGCGATTCGCATAGCCTGATTGAATATGAGCTTATTGATCGAACTCTCACTACGCTTGGCTGCAGTTGCCTGCATTCCGCCAAATCCAAGTAATAGTTCATCGCAGAGCGCATCCAAGTCTGGCGTGCCAACCAAATCATCAATAAAAGCCTTGTCCTTTACCAAGCGGGCTACGTCCGCGAGGACCTTCAAATAGTTCTGAGTGCTTTCGCCAGCCAGCATGAGGATGATTAAGTGGATCTTCTCCTCTTTTTTGGGTCCGTCATGGGAGATGCCAACTTTGCAACGGCCGAACGCAAAGACGTAGCGACGCTTCATCTTTATCCGCAAATGAGGCAATGCGACACCGTTACCCAAATAAGTCGTCATCGTCGCCTCTCTCCGGAGAAGTCCTGAGAGAAGGTTCTTTTTTCGGCCTAAATCCTTAAAACTAGCATTGCAGGACTTGATCAGCTCCTTCAAACACCCTTCGAGCGAATCGCTTTCTAGTTCCAATACACGTTTTCGAGAGAAGTATTTGTCTAGTCGCATCAAGTAAGGGCGGTTCAAACCGTTGCGGGGCACTCGCCCCCATTAACTCACTATTTTTCCCAATCGAGTCCGCCCTTTTTGATTTCGTAAAAAAGCCCAACCACCAAAACCGTAAGGAAAAAAAGTATCGGCCCCAAAATGGGCAGACTGTTGGCGATGAAATCGCGATAAACCAAAACCCAGGGAATCAGGAACAACACTTCTATATCGAAAAGAATGAAGAGCATCGCGGTCACATAAAATTTGACCGAGAACCTCGTGCTGGTTTTTCCCTCTGACTTTATCCCGCACTCGTATGCGGAATTTTTAATACTCCCTTTCGAGCCCCGCTGACCAAATAGATGGCTAGCCGTTAAGATAACGCCCGCAAGCCCCGCTGCGAAAGCGATCTGAACTAATATTGGGGCGAAATCCGAAACCTCCATGACAATCGAAAATCCGCAATAAATTTTACAATTTCAAGGTAAAAGAACTCCCAGAACGAATTAAGCCAATTCCTTTCATCTCAAGACACCGGTCAGGGGGTCCGGAGACGCAAAAAAGGCGAGCCCTGTATCGGACTCGCCTTTGAAAAAGTAGTTAATCGCAGAATACAATCTACTTGGTCGCCTGATCGAGAATATCTCCGAGGTTCATCAAGTCGCCGCCATCCTTCATATTATCGTAAGTCTGGGTTTCTGCGGCAAGCTGCTCTTCATCGTAATTAGCCGCCTTGATGCTTAATCCGATACGACGTTCTTCGCGATCGATCTTGATTACGCGGGCCGTGACCCCGTCACCGATATTTAGCGAGTCCTTGATCTTCTCGATCCGTTCTTCGCTGATCTGGCTAATGTGAACTAGTCCATCAATATGGTCCTGAAGCTCAACAAACGCCCCAAACGAAGTAATTTTCGAGATCGTTCCTGTAACCACGTCACCTATACGGAAGCGACCATCAATGTCTGCCCATGGATCATCTGTAAGCTGCTTAACGCCGAGAGAAATACGCTGGTTCGAAGTATCGACATCCAATACGATTGCATCGATTTCGTCGCTCTTCTTTAGGACTTCACTTGGATGGTTGATCTTCCGCGTCCAAGACATGTCCGAAACGTGAACCATTCCGTCAATTCCCTCCTCCAGCTCGATGAACGCGCCGTAGGTAGTAATATTCCGAACCTTGCCATGAACATGGGCGCCCACTGGATAATTGTGAACCACCATATCCCATGGATTCGGATCCAACTGGCGAATGCCAAGCGAGATTTTCTCTTCGTCCTTCTGAATTCCAAGAACCACTGCTTCAACATCGTCTCCCACCTTTAGGAGATCGCTCGGCTTGGTAATGCGTTTTGTCCACGACATTTCTGTTACGTGAACCAGTCCTTCAACCCCTTCTTCGATTTCGATGAACGCACCATAAGGTACCAAATTGACGACCTTGCCAGCAACGTGAGCCCCAATGGGATAGCGGTTTTCAATGCTGTCCCATGGATTGGACTTAGTCTGTTTAAGACCGAGTGAAACCCGCTCTTTTTCGCGATTGATTTCGATAATCATCACGTCGATTTCCTCTCCCTGTTTGAGCATTTCGCTCGGATGCGAGATCCGGCCCCAGCTCATATCAGTAATGTGAAGCAATCCGTCCATTCCATCGAGGTCGATGAAAGCTCCAAAATCAGTGATGTTCTTAACGATACCCTTAACTACGTCGCCCGGGTTGATCTTATCGAGAAGTTCGCGGCGCTTGGAAGATCGCTGCTCTTCAATTAGTTCACGGCGTGAGAGAACGATGTTCTTTCTCTCTAGGTTGATTTTAAGAACTTTGTAGTCGTAAGTTTGGCCAAGGTACTGGTCCAAATTCTTAGGAGGCTGTATATCGATATGCGATGCCGGCAAGAATGCGTCCACTCCCATGCCGACGATCAAGCCGCCCTTAACTTTTCCCTTAACGCGACCTTGGACAATTGAGCCCTCTTCGCATTTAGTAATGATATTCTCCCAATTCTTCTTTTGCTCAGCCTTGTCAAATGACAGAATGGGATTTCCATCCCGATCCTCAAGCTTTTCCAGAAAAATCTCAATTTCCTCGCCAATTTGGAGGTCACCGAGATCGGAGAATTCCGATGCAGAAATGAGGCCTTCAGATTTACCGCCGATATCGACAACGACTTCGACTTGGCGGATTTCAGTGATCGCACCCTTGATAATAGATCCTTCCTTGAGCTTGTCAAAGGTGGTCTGGGCGAGAAGTTCTTCCATTATAGAACTCATGGTACTTGGTGTCAGCAAATCCGAAATTGCTTCCGAAAATCCCAGGTTTCCTGACTAATTGCGCGTTGCCTATTAGACAACATTGTTAGAATAGCGGTAACTCGTTCGGAAGCGTCGCGGCGGAACGAGCGGTTGATGAAATGCCACAAAGGCCACGGAATGTGACCCATTAATTCTCGGGAGCAAGCGAAATCGAGCGTTCTCTCAAACCCGTTTTCAAATCGGATTCTCTCTTCCACACTTCCCTATCTCAGTAGACAACCTTGTTGAGCGGATATTCAATGATTCCTTCCGCTCCGAGCTCTTTTAGCTTCGGTATGATGTCGCGAACATCCTTTTCACTCAAAATCACCTCGACCGCGGACCAGCCTTCATCGCTCAAACGGTTAACCGTAGGGTTTCGCAAGGCCGGAAGGATCTTGAGGATGTGCTCCATGCTATCCTTGGGAGCGTTCAGCTTCAAACCCACCTTATCGGTCGCTTCGAGAGCGGCTTGAAGCATCATCGCGATATTTTCGATTTTTTGCCGCTTTATCGGATTGGCCCAACTCTCCTTGTTGGCGATCAACTTGGTGTTGGTTTTTAACAAGGTCTCAACGATACGAAGCTTGTTCGCGATCAATGAATTACCCGTCTCCGTCAAATCAACAATAGCGTCTACCATGTCGGGTACCTTCACCTCAGTCGCCCCCCAGGAAAATTCGATCTCCGCCTCGACCCCTTTGTCAGCCAGAAACCTGCGAGTCAGATTCACTACTTCCGTAGCAATACGCTTACATTGCAAATCTCCAACTGTCTTTATGGGCGAGTCTTCTGGAACTGCCAGCACCCAGTAGGAAGGTCGGTTGGATGCCCGACTATATACTAAGTCGCAAACTTCCACAACATCAGACCCATTCTCCACGATCCAGTCGTACCCACAAAGACCCACGTCAAAAAATCCGTGATCTACATAGCGGCTGATCTCCTGGCTTCTAACAAATCGGCCGTCCAATTCAGCGTCGTCGAAGCTCGGCTTATAGGAACGGGAACTCTTTCGGATATTCCAACCCGCTTTCGCGAATAGCCGAATCGTTGGCTCTTCAAGGCTGCCTTTTGGCAACCCAAACATGAGTATTGGCTCCTCTTTTTGCACGCAAAAGGTCGAAATCCATACAAGCCAAAGTCGCAAGCCTAATCTTTTCCTCTTTTATGGCTTTTTTACATTTTTACATTTTACACTGAGTCATTTAGTAATTGTAAATAATTATTGCATCGCTTCTACGGCTTTTAACAATTACTTCCTCGAACGGATAAATTTTTAATTTTTCCACACAAAGCCACGCTCTCCATTTTTCGCACTACAATCTATTATTAAATTACTCCTATGCCTAGTAAACCCAAGCCATTAGTTCTAATCGTAGAAGACGAAGCAGAGCTCGCGAACGTCATTGCGGAACACCTCGAAGCAACAGGGATGCAAACCCAGATTTGCAATCGATGTGCTCTGGCAATGCGATTTCTGAAAAACAATTTCGCCAACATCATTTTGTTAGACCTTACGCTTCCAGACCAGAACGGGTTTGCGTTTATGGAAGACTTAAAGTGCGAGGACATCAACATCCCCACCATCTTTCTAACTGGTAATGATTCTGAAATCTCGAAGGTGAAAGGGCTCGAACTGGGAGCAGACGATTACGTCACCAAGCCATTTAGCGCGCCGGAACTTGTTGCTCGTATTCATGCCGTACTTCGAAGAGCAGAGGTCGCCAACGACTTCAACGTAACGAAGAACGTGAAACTCACTGACTCGCCCTTCATTTTCAATACGGCTTCCATCAATCCCACCACAATGGAAATCTCCTTTACGGACGGAGAAATTGTGGCTATCGGCCGCAAGGAAATCGGTATCCTTTCCTACTTCTATGATAATCCCCAAACGATCATCACGCGCAAAAATTTGATACACTCGGTTTGGGGAATTCACGCGGACATCCGCAGTCGCTCTCTCGACCAATACATCGTGAAAATCAGAGATCTGTTTAAGCGTAAGGACGTACCCTTGGACAATCTCAAGACTATCCACGGAATTGGCTATCAATACGAGCCGCTCAAAGCTGCGAAGGCTCCACTAGTCGATTAGGCGTCCGCAAAAAACCGCAGTGCTACTCGTGGAGTCACACGGGCAAACACTGTTTGTAGCGTCAGATTCTTGATCGGGCAGCAACGCGGTCCATTCCTGTCGCAATTCTGCTGCCCGAAACGGGTTGCCCAACAGGTCTGCTCGAATCGTTCGTTTCCTTGAGACTGTAGTGAAATCCAGATTCCGACTGATACCCCTCCGGCGACTTTCTAGAGCATACGATCAAAATAACGATTCCGGCGACTGAAGAAACCGCAAAAATTATCAGTAAGGATACCATCATGTTGAGATCGACCGGTCGGTTCCGTTCTGAAACTTGTATAGGGGCATGTTACAAAAATACTTGGTAAACGGCAATGGCTCCTACTTGGAGGCTCGTTACAACGCTGTAACATGGGATACACGCAAGATCATCAAAATCAATCTGAGACAGATCGTTTCGGTAAATGTAACCAAATATTGACAAACCACACGTAATGCTGCCCATACCGAATAGGGTAGGACTTAGGTAACGGACCGCCTTTTAATGCCGAAGCCCTTGGAAGGCGCCCACTATATTCAGATGAAAGGCAACCTGTAGCTCCCTCCGACAGGCCTCAAACTTCAGCCTTAACGAAGCCGATAGTACTGATCTGGATTGTACAAATAGTAAAAATCGAATGGCTCAAGCCGAGGAAGGGCCATAAACGGTTTGCCCTCCTCATCAAGACTTTCCTCCAGAGTGCCTTCGGCAAAAATGAAGCTTCGGCCGAATCGGTCCGGATTCTTGTCTACCGACATTTCCCAAATTCGGTCTACTACCTGATCGATCCACTTCAGCTCCTGCGCCCGGTCACCGAACTCCCGCCAGTCGCCATCTGAATTCTTGTCGTACATTAAAGCTATAAACTCGTCTAGCGTGAGATCCATCTTCTCTGCAACCGGTCGGGCAACACGGCGCCACCACTCTTCCGCCTCCTCTAAAAATTCTCGTTGCTGAGTTAGGTTCCCGCTAACTCCCCAACTGATCTGATGATGGAGAATCACAGCATTGGGATAGCTGTAGGAACGCTCCGCCAGTGTGGCGATACTGGCTGCCATACTTGCGGCGTAGGATTTAACGACGACGAATACTGGCGCCATGCTTCCATGCATCGATTTCAAAATCTTGTACCCAGACATAACTGAGCCACCTGGCGATGAATCGATTACGAGGAATATGGGATATTCTACGCTCTCATTGTTGAAAAAGTTGACCCGCTCGCTAACGTAATCAGCTAAGCCACTCCATATTGGTCCGTTTAGGGCGATTCTTCGGTCACTGACATGCAGAACCCCATCCACAAAAGGCTCTTGCAGGTACATGGTCTCCCCATCCCTGTATACGATACTGTCGACTAGATCGCCCTTTTCCTTCATGGAAAGCTTCGCTTGCAATTCAGCGACCTCGATGTCCAACGTGGTCCGTTTCAGCTTGAGACGCGTGTCCTCAAGCCTGAGCCCGGTCAGTTCCCCTTCCATCTTTTTCGCCAAAATTGAATTGGAGAGAATCAGACGCTCCTCCTCCAGCTTTAGAGCCGCTAGCTCTTCCGTAAGCGCTTTTTTAGACTCTAGACCAGCCAGCGATATTTCCTTGTTTAACGCATCCATTTCGACACTCAATCGCTCGTTTTCCGCCTTCAGCTCTGCCAGATCCTGGCTCAATCTCTCCCTCGCTAAAGAATTTTCTAAAGCTAAAAGCTCCTTTTCTTCTTTCAGTGCCGCTATCTCTTCCTTGAACTTCTCCGCCCGTAAAGACATCCGAGCTTGAATCAACTCGCGCTCACCGTTCAACGCCTTCACTTCCGCCTTGCGCGCCTCTTCTTTTGGATCGGCCCCGTCTTCACTACCTTCCGTTACCTTGGAGGTTGCTTCGGAACTCGACTCCTTCTCTGGAGATTGGTCTGCGTCTCCGGCGTCTGCGCCCTTGCTTGCCTCTACGACCAGCGGCTCAAGCTCGCTTTGACCAGCTACTTTACTACCGGCCAACAAAACCGCAATGAAAACAAATCGAATAAGAATCTGAAATTGGCACATAATATTAGTAAACGACTTAAACCGCATACAGGAAGCAAGAATTGTACCGAAGGTATTCGAAACGCAAGCGGAAGTGATCCATTGGGACATTCCGGACAAGTCTTGAAACGCATAAGCGATTAGGATTCTCGAGGATAATTCATAAAATATCTAGAATTCCGTCAAATTAGTCATAGGAATGCCTTCAGTGAGTTTAGAAGCCCTGCAAAGTGTCAAATCCTATATGCTTTCTCTTCAAAGTAGCGTGTGCGACGGAATTGAGTCCCTTGAGGACTCTGGCAACCGTTTTATTAGCGACGACTGGACGCGAGAGGCCGGGGGCGGAGGAACAACCCGTGTATTGGAAGGCGGAGAGACTTTCGAAAAGGCTGGGGTCAATTTTTCACACGTTATGGGAAACGAGCTACCCGCTTCTGCCACAGCGAGCCGTCCAGAACTAGCGGGAAGAGCCTTTCACGCCACCGGGGTTTCGATCGTAGTACATCCAAAAAATCCCTACGTCCCAACTTCGCATGCTAACGTGCGCTATTTCTACGCCCCAGCAAAGTCGAGCGATGAAACGGATGTCTGGTGGTTCGGAGGGGGATTCGACCTTACCCCATATTACGGCTTCAAAGAGGACGCTATCGATTGGCATAAAGCCTCAAAAGCGGCCTGTGACCGCTTCGGATCCGAAACCTACCAGACATTCAAATCCACCTGTGACTCGTACTTCTACATTAAACACAGAAAAGAGCCCCGTGGAATTGGAGGACTATTCTATGATGACTACAATTCCGGTGGATTCGAGAACGCGTTTGCTCTGACCCAGAATATTGGAAACCACTTCTGCAAAGCCTACCTCCCTATCGTTGCCAGACGTAAGGACCATCAATACGGAGAACGGGAACGATCTTTCCAAGCTTACCGGCGGGGAAGATATGTTGAGTTCAACCTCGTTTATGACAGGGGAACTCTTTTTGGACTTCAAAGCGGTGGAAGAACGGAATCCATACTGATGTCCCTTCCGAGTAATGTATCATGGAGGTACAACTACAGTCCTGAACCAGGAACTCCCGAAGCAGATCTTTATGAATACTTCCTTAGACCACG
Coding sequences within it:
- the hisG gene encoding ATP phosphoribosyltransferase: MFGLPKGSLEEPTIRLFAKAGWNIRKSSRSYKPSFDDAELDGRFVRSQEISRYVDHGFFDVGLCGYDWIVENGSDVVEVCDLVYSRASNRPSYWVLAVPEDSPIKTVGDLQCKRIATEVVNLTRRFLADKGVEAEIEFSWGATEVKVPDMVDAIVDLTETGNSLIANKLRIVETLLKTNTKLIANKESWANPIKRQKIENIAMMLQAALEATDKVGLKLNAPKDSMEHILKILPALRNPTVNRLSDEGWSAVEVILSEKDVRDIIPKLKELGAEGIIEYPLNKVVY
- the rpsA gene encoding 30S ribosomal protein S1, which translates into the protein MSSIMEELLAQTTFDKLKEGSIIKGAITEIRQVEVVVDIGGKSEGLISASEFSDLGDLQIGEEIEIFLEKLEDRDGNPILSFDKAEQKKNWENIITKCEEGSIVQGRVKGKVKGGLIVGMGVDAFLPASHIDIQPPKNLDQYLGQTYDYKVLKINLERKNIVLSRRELIEEQRSSKRRELLDKINPGDVVKGIVKNITDFGAFIDLDGMDGLLHITDMSWGRISHPSEMLKQGEEIDVMIIEINREKERVSLGLKQTKSNPWDSIENRYPIGAHVAGKVVNLVPYGAFIEIEEGVEGLVHVTEMSWTKRITKPSDLLKVGDDVEAVVLGIQKDEEKISLGIRQLDPNPWDMVVHNYPVGAHVHGKVRNITTYGAFIELEEGIDGMVHVSDMSWTRKINHPSEVLKKSDEIDAIVLDVDTSNQRISLGVKQLTDDPWADIDGRFRIGDVVTGTISKITSFGAFVELQDHIDGLVHISQISEERIEKIKDSLNIGDGVTARVIKIDREERRIGLSIKAANYDEEQLAAETQTYDNMKDGGDLMNLGDILDQATK
- a CDS encoding NADH-quinone oxidoreductase subunit A gives rise to the protein MEVSDFAPILVQIAFAAGLAGVILTASHLFGQRGSKGSIKNSAYECGIKSEGKTSTRFSVKFYVTAMLFILFDIEVLFLIPWVLVYRDFIANSLPILGPILFFLTVLVVGLFYEIKKGGLDWEK
- a CDS encoding ATP-dependent Clp protease proteolytic subunit, which codes for MCQFQILIRFVFIAVLLAGSKVAGQSELEPLVVEASKGADAGDADQSPEKESSSEATSKVTEGSEDGADPKEEARKAEVKALNGERELIQARMSLRAEKFKEEIAALKEEKELLALENSLARERLSQDLAELKAENERLSVEMDALNKEISLAGLESKKALTEELAALKLEEERLILSNSILAKKMEGELTGLRLEDTRLKLKRTTLDIEVAELQAKLSMKEKGDLVDSIVYRDGETMYLQEPFVDGVLHVSDRRIALNGPIWSGLADYVSERVNFFNNESVEYPIFLVIDSSPGGSVMSGYKILKSMHGSMAPVFVVVKSYAASMAASIATLAERSYSYPNAVILHHQISWGVSGNLTQQREFLEEAEEWWRRVARPVAEKMDLTLDEFIALMYDKNSDGDWREFGDRAQELKWIDQVVDRIWEMSVDKNPDRFGRSFIFAEGTLEESLDEEGKPFMALPRLEPFDFYYLYNPDQYYRLR
- the hemF gene encoding oxygen-dependent coproporphyrinogen oxidase produces the protein MPSVSLEALQSVKSYMLSLQSSVCDGIESLEDSGNRFISDDWTREAGGGGTTRVLEGGETFEKAGVNFSHVMGNELPASATASRPELAGRAFHATGVSIVVHPKNPYVPTSHANVRYFYAPAKSSDETDVWWFGGGFDLTPYYGFKEDAIDWHKASKAACDRFGSETYQTFKSTCDSYFYIKHRKEPRGIGGLFYDDYNSGGFENAFALTQNIGNHFCKAYLPIVARRKDHQYGERERSFQAYRRGRYVEFNLVYDRGTLFGLQSGGRTESILMSLPSNVSWRYNYSPEPGTPEADLYEYFLRPRDWANETP
- a CDS encoding PTS sugar transporter subunit IIA, coding for MRLDKYFSRKRVLELESDSLEGCLKELIKSCNASFKDLGRKKNLLSGLLRREATMTTYLGNGVALPHLRIKMKRRYVFAFGRCKVGISHDGPKKEEKIHLIILMLAGESTQNYLKVLADVARLVKDKAFIDDLVGTPDLDALCDELLLGFGGMQATAAKRSESSINKLIFNQAMRIAKGANCDFIAVFGDVMSSDRLNPHEGFADFKSILVTKRAKEGKVEASSFDNIIQVRAFSKGRLAQTRSAFLVGITRGIIGVNDKICCVGGIPGSDQFDTIVVIDLRSEFRALLADQESFLPPDILPEVLERVIGIAMELSVEGREGHTVGTLFVVGATKAVEELTKPLVLNPFYGYKEEECNVLSPFMDETVKEYSGLDGAFVIRGDGVLISAGTLIHAPEYLHMLPSGFGSRHAAAAAVSVATECLAIVVSASNGQVTIFRNGIALPLMEKSFDG
- a CDS encoding response regulator transcription factor → MPSKPKPLVLIVEDEAELANVIAEHLEATGMQTQICNRCALAMRFLKNNFANIILLDLTLPDQNGFAFMEDLKCEDINIPTIFLTGNDSEISKVKGLELGADDYVTKPFSAPELVARIHAVLRRAEVANDFNVTKNVKLTDSPFIFNTASINPTTMEISFTDGEIVAIGRKEIGILSYFYDNPQTIITRKNLIHSVWGIHADIRSRSLDQYIVKIRDLFKRKDVPLDNLKTIHGIGYQYEPLKAAKAPLVD